The nucleotide sequence GCGGCGTCGGTCAGGGCCCGCACCACCTCGAAATCCGGGACTGCGGGGTACTCGACCCGCTCGTAGCGCTTGGTCGTCCCCTCCTCCTTGGCGGCGCCGGTCGCGACCACCATGTCGCCGACTTCGATGTCGGCCTGGAGCGCCCCGGTCGTCCCCGGGCGGATGACGGTGTCGACGCCGACGGCCGCGAGTTCCTCCAGGGCGATGGCCGCCGAGGGCGATCCGACGCCGGTCGAACAGATCGTCAGCGGGACGCCCGCGTACTCGCCGTTGACGAGGCGGTACTCCCGGTTGTGGGCGAGTTCCTCGACCGCGCCACAGCGGTCGGCGATCCGCTGGACCCGGCCCGGATCGCCGGGCAGGAGCGCCACGTCGTGAACGTCGCCCTCGTCGACACGCAGGTGCGGCTGGATGGCCATACCGATGCACGCCGCGCCGTGGAGAAAATACCTCGGGGTCGTTCGATAACGGTCGGTCAACCGTTCCTTTCATACTGTTTATTGTAAGTCATTACCGGTGGTTCGCCGAGACGGTCCGGCGAACCACCGGCAACCAGTTACAATAATCCGTATCAGTCACCGGTGGTCCCTTGTGGGTCGGATCCGAGTCGGTCCGCATGGACCGGCGACGCTTCCTCGCAGCGGGCACGGCGGCCGGACTCGCCGGCTTGGCGGGGTGTCTCGACGCGGCCGGCGGCGGCGACGGCGACGATTCGGGACGGACCCTCCGGCTCCGACTCTCGCGGACGTCGACGCCGCTCCGCTCGGAGTACGTGGTCGACTTCGCGACGACCGAGCGCCCGGACGACGCGGACGCCTTCGCGGCCGCACTCGACGGCGAAGCGTACACGACCCAGTACCGGCGCCCGTTCGGCGCCCGGCCCGACGATCCGGTCTACACCCGCCACGAGGGGACCTACTACCGTCTGGGATCGGTCGTCGTCGACGAGGCGGCGGTCACCCATCCGGTGCTCCGCCTGTCGCGGGTCGCCGACGCCGACGATCCGGACGCGCCGGACGCCGTGGCCGCCACCGACCTGGCCGAGCGGGACCGGGGCGTCGTCCACGTCGCCCACATGGCCGCCCGGGCGCGGGGCAACGAGGGCGGAATGCCGGTCGGGCTGGTCGACCGCGGCGGCTACGTCTACCGCGACGCCGAGCGGGCCGAGGCGAGTCGCCTCGTCGGCACGGACGCGCCGACCCACGTCGCCTACCGCGACGCCGTCTACGCCGTCGAGGTGGACCGCGAGCGGTTCCACGAACCGGTCTACCGCGCGACGGCCGAGCCGGTGGCGGAGACGCCCGAGCACATGGAGGCGATCCTCCGGGCACGGTTCGTCACCGCACGGCTCTCGGGGAGGGACCTCCCGGACGAGGCACGGTCGATCCTGCAGGAGGCGCAGGGCGAGGGCTACGGCGAGACCCATCCGTACTCCGAGGCCTACCGGAGGGTTCTGACGGGGCTTCACGCCCGCGCCTACCTCGACGGGAACGTGGAGAAGGACGCTCACGTCGATGACCCCGGGAGCGGGGTGGTGCTGGACGACGGTGTGTACTACGACTACCGGCTGCGGTTCCTCGACGGCGGGTGAGCGGGGTCAGGCGACCGCAAACAGCAGGACGTTGTGGACGCCGGGGCCCAGTCCCACGGCGGCGACGAATCCGAGGAGGAGACGACCCTCGGTGGGCGCCTCGCGGACCGTCTCGGCGAGGAGGGCCACCACCCCGCCCGCGACGACGAGTTTCACGAGGACGAACAGCCACCCGCTCCCGAGGAGGGAGGCGGTGGGGAGCGACGCCGCGAACTCGATGACGAGCGCGGAGAGGGGGGTGCGCTCCGTGAAGCCGAGGAGGTCGATACCGACGGCGGTCGAGACGCCGTCGAGGGCGTGGCCGGCGACGGCGAGGGCGCCGAGTCGGCCCGTGACCGCCACGCCGGGCCACGTCCGCCGGATGAGCGTCCACGCGCCGGCGGCGACGACGGCGGCGCCGACGAGGATGCCGACCGCGGGACCGATCCGGAGGGTGTCGCGGGCGAGGCCGACGGCGACGACGGCGGCGACGACGGGCACGAAGAGGGCGGCGCCGACGCCGCCGACGAGCGCGGGCGTCCCCCGGGCCGTCGCGTCGGCGACGAGCCACGTCGCCCCCGCGAGGACGGCGGCGGTGAGATACACCGCGGGCGTACCCGCGAGCGGGCGGAGGGGATCGGGGAGCGTTTCGAGCGCGTAGAGGACGTGGACGGCGGCGCCGAGGACCATCCACGGCGTCGCGGCGAGGACGAGCCGTTCGGTCACCGGGGGTCGACGGCGGGCGAGGAGGCCGGCGACGACGCCGAGGCCTGCGAGCAGGGCGAGGAGGTAGGGGAGCGGCGGGAGGGAAAAGCCCTCGGGGAGCAGCGCCAGCGTCATGGAGTGGAAGGCGGGGAGTCGCCGGGAAAGCCTTACGCTCCGCCGCCGCGAGACGGGTGGTATGGACCGAGCCGAGTTCGCTGCCCGCATCGACCACACCGTCCTCGGGCCGGCGACGACGCCGGCCGACGCCCGAGGGGTCGTCGCGGCGGCGGCCGAGTACGGCACTAACGCCTGCGTCCCGCCGTGTTACGTGAGCGAGGTGCGAGGCGAGGCCGACGTGACGCTCGCGACGGTCGTCGGCTTCCCCCACGGACAGCACGCGCCGGCGATCAAACGCGAGGAGGCGGTCGCGGCCTGGGAGGCCGGCGCCGACGAACTCGACGTGGTGGTGAACGTCGGGCGCCTGAAGGCCGGCGACGACGACGCGGTGACCGCGGAGTTGGCCGAACTCGTGGCGGCGGTGCCGGTGCCGGTGAAGGTCATCGTCGAGGCGCCGCTGTTGACCGACGCGGAGAAGCGCCGGGCGGGCGAGGCGGCCGTCGCGGCCGACGCCGACTACCTGAAGACGGGGACCGGGTTTTCCGGACCGGCGACCGTCGCGGACGTGGAACTGCTGGCGGAGTACCTCCCGGTGAAGGCCAGCGGCGGAATCGACACGACCGAGCGGGCGCGGGCGATGCTCGATGCGGGGGCGAAACGGATCGGCGCGTCCGCGGGCGTCGCCCTCGTCGAAGGGTTCGAGTGAGGCTGCCGGTCACCCCCGTCTCGGGCCGCCGGTATCGGGCGGGACCGTCGCGCTTTTCTCCGCGCGGGCGCAAGCCCGGATAACGAATGGCCCGCTATCACATCGAGACGTACGGGTGTACGGCCAACCGGGGCGAGAGCCGATCGATCGAGCGACGGCTCCGGGACGGCGGGCACCATCCCGCCGACGGCCCGGCCGACGCCGACGTGGCCATCCTCAACACCTGTACGGTCGTCGAGAAGACGGAGCGAAACATGCTCCGGCGGGCCGAAGAACTCGAAGCCGAGACGGGCGACCTCGTGGTCACCGGCTGTATGGCGCTGGCACAGGGCGAGGAGTTCGCCGAGGCTGGCGTCGACGCCCAGGTCGTCCACTGGGACGAGGTGCCCGAGGCGGCGATGAACGGCGAGTGTCCCACCACCACGCCGGACGCCGAACCGATCCTCGACGGCGTGATCGGCATCCTCCCCATCGCCCGCGGCTGCATGAGCGACTGCTCGTACTGCATCACCAAACGGGCGACGGGACGCCTCGACTCCCCGTCGGTCGAGGAGAACGTCGAGAAGGCGCGGGCGCTGGTCCACGCGGGCGCGACGGAACTCCGCATCACCGGCCAGGACACCGGCGTCTACGGCTGGGACCGCAACCAAGGTGAGAGCCTCCTGCCCGAACTCCTCGACCGGATCTGTGACATCGAGGGCGACTTCCGGGTTCGGGTCGGGATGGCCAACCCGAAGGGCGTCCACGGCGTCCGCGAGGAACTGGCCGACGTCTTCGCCGACAACGAGAAGCTCTACAACTTCCTGCACGCGCCCGTCCAGTCGGGGTCGGACGACGTGCTCGCGGACATGCGCCGCCAACACCGGGTCGAGGAGTTCCTCGAAGTGGTCGACACCTTCGACGACCGCCTCGACCGCTGGACGCTCTCGACGGACTTCATCGTCGGCTTCCCCACCGAGACGGAGACCGACCACGAGCGGAGCATGGAGCTCCTGGCACGGATCCGCCCGGAGAAGATCAACGTCACCCGCTTCTCGAAGCGGCCGGGGACCGACGCCGCCGAGATGAAGGGTCTGGGCGGGACGATCAAGAAGGAGCGTTCGAAGGCGATGTCGGAGCTGAAACGCGAGGTGGTCGGCGAGATCCACGCGTCGATGGTCGGCGAGCGCCACGAGGTGCTCGCGGTCCGGCCGGGCACCGGCGACTCGGTGAAGTGCCGCGACGGCGCCTACCGACAGGTGATCGTCCGGAACGCCGACGAGTACGGGATCGAACCCGGCGACCGGGTCGAGGTGGAGATCACCGCTCACGAGACGATGTACGTCTTCGGTCGACCGACATGAAGTGGCTCCGGAGCGGCCTCCGTCGGGACATCTGTGTGATCGTCGCGAGAGAGGGGTCGCCGACGGCACAGGAGTGCAAGGCGGCCCTGGAGTCGCGCTACGGCGAACGGGTCGAACCCTCGACCTTCTACGGCGCGCTGGAGACGCTGACCGACACGGGCCACCTCGAAAAGACGGTCGACGACATTCACGACCGCTACGAACTCACCGAGGCGGGCGAACGGTCGCTCCGCGACCACTACGACTGGGTGACGGAGACGCTCCCGTACTAGGGAGGAGTCGTCGACGCCGACGAGCGCTCGGAGGCGTCTTTCCACTCGCCGAGGCCGGCGGGGTCGAGGTGGACGTGCACGTCGGAGACGGGTTCGATCTCGCGGACCCGGTCCCGGAGCTCCGTCTCGATGTCGTGGGCGGCGGCGAGGGAGTGGTCGCCGTCGATCTCGGCGTGGAACTCGACTTCGATCACGTGCCCGGAGTAGTAGGCGACGAAGTCGTGGACGCCACGCACCTCGGGGTGTGAACGGATCGCCTCCTCGATCCGCTCGCGGTCCTCGGCCGGGGGCGCGCCGTCCGAGAGATAGCGGATGTTCTCCCGCGAGATATCGACCCCCTGATAGATGACGAGGAGGCTCACGAGACCGCCGGCCAGCGGGTCGAAGATGGGGTAGCCGAGCGCCATGCCGGCGACGCCGGCGAAGGCGGCGAGCGTGGTGTAGATGTCGTTCTTGCTGTCGGCCGCGAGCGCCCGCAGGCTCGGCGACTCGACGTCCCGGTTCACTAGGCAGGTGTACCAGTAGCAGGCGTAGCGGTCGACGAGGGCGAAGAGGAGGCCGACCACCAGGATGGTGCTGTACTCGGCGCTGGGGCCGGTGAGGAGGGCGTTCCCGGAGTCGTAGAGGAGTTTCAGTCCGAGGAGGACGAGCACGCCACCGACGAAGAGGGCAGAGAGGGGTTCGAACCGTTCGTGACCGTGCGGATGGGAGGCGTCGGGGTCGTCGTAGACGAATCGGCCCCAGACGAGGACGACGGCGCTCGCCAGGAGGTCGGCGACCGAGTGGGCGGCGTCGGCCATGAGCGCGAGGCTCCCCGAGAGGACGCCGAGAACCCCCTCGACGACGATCTTGAGGACGTTCGAGACGACGTTGACCCACGACGCCTTCAGGAACGCGGCGCGGTCCCCTGGCATGTGACTCCACCGAGGATCCAGACCCACATAAGCGGTGTCATTAGTGACGTAGAAGCGAGTTTTCGACTCGGTCTAATCCACGAGTTCGAGCGAGACCGCCCGCTCGTCACCGGGGACGGTGGCGTCGGGCTGCGCGGCGAAGGCCGCGTGGAGGCGGTCGTAGGTATCGGCTACCGCCTCGACGATAACCTTCGTGTCCGCGACGACGGGCATGAAGTTGGTGTCACCGTCCCACCGCGGAACGACGTGTGTGTGAACGTGGTCGTCGATGGAGCCGCCGGCCGGGCCGCCGCCGAGGTTGAGGCCCATGTTGAACGCGTCGGGGTCGAAAGCCGCCTCCATGGCGTCGACGGTGCGCTGTTTGAGGCGGGCGTGATCCAGCAGTTCGTCCGCATCGAGCGCGCGGTAGTCCCCGTCGTGTCGGTCCGGGACCACCATGGCGTGGCCCGGGTTGTACGGGTAGTTGTTCAGGACGACGAAGGCGTGGTCGCTCCGGGCGACGATCAGGTTCTCCCGGTGGTCGTCGCGCTCGGGGAGGACACAGAACGGACAGCCGTCGACGGCGTCGGCGTCGGCGTCGTCGCGGGTCACCCACTCGATGCGCCACGGCGCGAACAGTTGCTCCATGTGGTCGCGGGGGTCGTCCAGCCGTATATACCGCCCGCCACGCGACGGGATGCCGGGACGCCGCGGGACGGTGCCCCCGTGTGACGCCCGTCCGACAGCGATTGATTCTCACGGGTGAAAATCCGGCTGAGGCCGGATTAACCTGGTTTAATCCGGGTTAACCGAGTGCGGGGCTTATGCGAACGGCACCGAAAGGGGGTATCGATGAAGGCGAAACGACCGGACCCAGACACTAACCACGAACTGTGTCCTGACTGCGGCCGAGAGACCAGACACACGGTCAGGGTGGAGATACGAACGGAGAACCCAGCCTCGGCGAACGCCGCGTTCTCACGGGAACCGTATCGGGTCGCGGTCTGTGCGGTCTGCGAGGCGGAATCGATCCAGCGGATGAACGACGCCTAGGCGGTCGTTACTTCGCACCCGTCCTCGGTGACGACGAGGGTGTGTTCGGCCTGACTGACGAGACGCCCCGCTTCCTCCTTCAACACGGGATAGCCGTGGACGACGTCCTGCTGTTTGAGTCGGCGGAGCGCCATCTCCGTGCGGGGGGCGTCGAACCACCGGGCGGCAAAGGGGAGGGTGCGGTACTCCTCGGTGATCGTCTCGAGGATCTGCCGGGCCTGTCGGTTGCGGACCGACCGCTCCCGTTCCAAGCCGTAGATCTCCTCCTTGTTCCCCTCGCGCACCTTGCCGCGGCCGTCGGTGGCGAACGGTTCGATGGCGATCACGTCGCCGACAGCGAGTTCGGCCCCGTGGTCGACGCCGCGGTTGGGAACGCTCGGCCCCGTGTGGGCGTCCCACTGCTCGACGCCGTGGCCGGAGAGGTTGAGGACGGGCGTGTAGCCGTACCCCCGGATCACCTCCTCGATCTCGGCGCCGATCGTCCCCGTGTCCACGCCCGGGGCGACGGCGTCGACGGCGACGTCGAGCGCCTCCTCGGCGGCCTCCACGAGTTCGGGGTTGCCCGAGAGGTCGACCGTCGTCGCGGCGTCGGCGATGTAGCCGTCGACGTGGACGCCTACGTCGAGACAGACCATCTCCTCGCCGAACTCCGCGTCGTCGTCGCGGCCGGGCGTCGAGTGGCTGGCCTCCTCGTCGACGCTGATGTTGACGGGGAACGCGGGGCCGTCGGCCAACTCGTCGATCCGGTCCTCGGCGTGTTCCGCGACTTCGAGGTGGGTGACGCCCGGTTCGATCATCTCGGCCGCCTCGTCGAGGACGGTACGCAACGCCTCGCCGGCTCGGCGATACTTCTCGACGGTCTCCTCGTCGAGGGATCCAACGCTCATGGCCGCTATTGACCCGAGTCGGGGAAAGAGGTTGCGGCATCGGCGGCCGCGGCGCCGTCACGCTTCGGCGACCCGCACCTGCATCGACGCGCTGTTGAACGCGCTCCCGACGCCGACGTCGTCACGGACGATCAGCCCCGCCGTCGACCCCGTCGCGTCCTCGAACGCCTCGATGTGGCGCCGTCCGCTCGGCGGCGGCGCCGACGGTGCGGTCGCTGGTCATACAGCCGGCGTCGACGCGGCTCCCGTCCGCGGCGTCGGCGAGGAGCGCCGCGCGGGGTCGTCGGGGGGACGCCCGCGCCGCCGTGGATGACGCGCATGGTCGATGGATGGCAGGGAGACGGATTTTACCCTCGCCTGGCCGACCGGGGGGTTCCGGAATAACGGCAGTTCTTTCACGCTGGTCGGTGAACTGCGCGACGATATGAGCTACGACAACGTCGAGGTTCCCGACGACGGAAACGCGATCACCGTCGACGAGGACACCGGCGAACTCGCCGTACCGTCGAACCCGATCATCCCGATCATCTACGGGGACGGCATCGGCACCGACGTCGCCCCGGCCGCCCAGCAGGTACTCGACGCCGCCGCCGAGGCGACGGGACGCTCAATCGAGTGGATGCGCCTCTACGCCGGCGAGTCCGCGCGCGAGCGCTACGACGAGAACCTGCCCGACGAGACGGTCGAGGCCATCCGCGAACACCGCGTCGCGATCAAGGGGCCGCTGACGACGCCCGTCGGTTCCGGCTTCCGCTCGCTGAACGTCGCCCTCCGGAAGCGACTCGACCTGTACGCGAACGTCCGCCCGACCTACCACCTCGAGGGCGTCCCCTCGCCGGTGAAAAACCCCGAGAAGATGGACATGGTCAACTTCCGGGAGAACACCGAGGACGTGTACGCCGGCATCGAGTGGGAGGCCGGCACCGACGAGGTCGAGCAGGTCCGGGAGTTCGTCGAGGAGGAGATGGGCGAGACGGGCGTCATCCACGACGGCCCGGTCGGCATCGGGATCAAACCCATCTCGGAGTTCGGGAGCAAGCGTCTGATCCGGGAGGCCATCGACTACGCCATCGAGAACGACCGCGACTCGGTGACGCTGGTCCACAAGGGCAACATCATGAAGTTCACCGAGGCGGCCTTCCGCGACTGGGGTTACGAACTCGCCGCGGAGGAGTACGGCGACGAGGTCATCACCGAGGACACCCTCTGGGAGGAGTACGACGGCGAGGCCCCCGAGGGGGTAGTCGTCGTCAAGGACCGCATCGCGGACAACATGCTCCAGCAGCTCCTGACGCGGACCGAGCAGTACGACGTGCTGGCGATGCCGAACCTGAACGGCGACTACCTCTCGGACGCCGCGGGGGCCCAGATCGGTGGCCTCGGCATCGCGCCGGGCGCGAACCTCGGCGACGGCCGCGTGCTCGCCGAGCCCGTCCACGGCTCCGCGCCGAAGTACGCCGGCGAGGACAAGGTCAACCCCACGGCGATGATCCTCTCGGGTCGGATCATGCTCGAACAGCTCGGCTGGGACGACGCCGCCGACCTGATCCGTGACGCCGTCGAGACGACCATCTCCGCCGGCGAAGTCACCTACGACCTCCACCGGCAGATCGAGGGCGGCACGAAACTCGCCACCAGCGAGTACGCCGACGCCGTCTGTGCGCGCATCGAGGAACTCTCCTAACCGGCCCGGTCGCGCCGCCCCGTCGCGGGCGATTCCTGCACGCATTTATACTCGGAGGGGGTGCTATCCGTATGAGCGAGCCACACGTGCTGTTGCTCGGGGCACCGGGTGCGGGCAAGGGAACGCAGAGCAAGCGCCTCGCCGAGGCGTTCGACATCGAACACGTCACCACGGGCGATGCCCTCCGGACGAACAAGGACATGGACATCGGCCACATGGACACCGAGTACGACACGCCGCGGGCCTACATGGAGGCGGGCGAACTCGTCCCCGACGCGGTGGTCAACGAGATCGTCAAGACGGCACTGGAGGAGGCGGACGGCTACGTCCTCGACGGCTACCCGCGCAACCTCGATCAGGCCGAGTACCTCTCCGAGATCACCGACCTCGACGTCGTCGTCTTCCTCGACGTGAACGAGTCGGAACTCGTCGACCGGCTCACCGGACGGCGGGTCTGTGACGAGTGTGGCGCAAACTACCACGTCGAGTTCAGCCCGCCGGCGACCGAGGGCGTCTGCGACGACTGCGGCGGCGACCTGATCCAGCGGGACGACGACACCGAGGAGACCGTCCGCGAACGCCTCCAAGTGTACGAGGACAACACCGCGCCGGTCGTCGAACATTACCGCGAGGCGGGCATCCTGGTCGAAGTCGACGGCGAGGGGACGCCCGACGAGGTCTTCGAGTCGATCAGCGACGAGGTCGACGCCGCGATCTGACGGGAAGCCTATATCTCGCTGGCGATCGGAGGCGCTCGTGTGAACGCGACCACGCACCGACGGCTGTGTGGCGTCCTCGGCCTCGGCCTGCTGACGGTGGTCGGTGGCGGGCTCGCCCTCGTCGGCGCGGCCCCGTTCGGCACGCCGACGCTCGCCGTCCAGGTCGTCCTCGTCGGCGCCGCGGGGGCGCTCGACGTCGTCGCCGCGTTCGGGAACCCGGTGACCGCCCGGATCGACTGGTTCCGGCTGAGCGGGGCGGCGAACGTCGCGCTCGGACTGGCGCTTCCGGTCGGGATCCTCGGCTGGGAGGGCGGCGCCGGCGGCACCCTGCTGCTCGCCGTCACGGCGGTCGGCGGGCTCTCGCTCGCCGCCGTCGGCGTCGACATGTGGTGTTGTGCCGGCAAACA is from Haloplanus salinarum and encodes:
- a CDS encoding nucleoside phosphorylase; amino-acid sequence: MAIQPHLRVDEGDVHDVALLPGDPGRVQRIADRCGAVEELAHNREYRLVNGEYAGVPLTICSTGVGSPSAAIALEELAAVGVDTVIRPGTTGALQADIEVGDMVVATGAAKEEGTTKRYERVEYPAVPDFEVVRALTDAAESNDEAVHVGPVVTDDAFYAETDDYVADWEDAGLLAVEMEAAALFALARRKGLRAGAICTVDGNLVAGTQKGSGDVSEDELPPKARDNVARMIELALDAAATLG
- a CDS encoding DUF63 family protein yields the protein MALLPEGFSLPPLPYLLALLAGLGVVAGLLARRRPPVTERLVLAATPWMVLGAAVHVLYALETLPDPLRPLAGTPAVYLTAAVLAGATWLVADATARGTPALVGGVGAALFVPVVAAVVAVGLARDTLRIGPAVGILVGAAVVAAGAWTLIRRTWPGVAVTGRLGALAVAGHALDGVSTAVGIDLLGFTERTPLSALVIEFAASLPTASLLGSGWLFVLVKLVVAGGVVALLAETVREAPTEGRLLLGFVAAVGLGPGVHNVLLFAVA
- the deoC gene encoding deoxyribose-phosphate aldolase; the protein is MDRAEFAARIDHTVLGPATTPADARGVVAAAAEYGTNACVPPCYVSEVRGEADVTLATVVGFPHGQHAPAIKREEAVAAWEAGADELDVVVNVGRLKAGDDDAVTAELAELVAAVPVPVKVIVEAPLLTDAEKRRAGEAAVAADADYLKTGTGFSGPATVADVELLAEYLPVKASGGIDTTERARAMLDAGAKRIGASAGVALVEGFE
- a CDS encoding tRNA (N(6)-L-threonylcarbamoyladenosine(37)-C(2))-methylthiotransferase gives rise to the protein MARYHIETYGCTANRGESRSIERRLRDGGHHPADGPADADVAILNTCTVVEKTERNMLRRAEELEAETGDLVVTGCMALAQGEEFAEAGVDAQVVHWDEVPEAAMNGECPTTTPDAEPILDGVIGILPIARGCMSDCSYCITKRATGRLDSPSVEENVEKARALVHAGATELRITGQDTGVYGWDRNQGESLLPELLDRICDIEGDFRVRVGMANPKGVHGVREELADVFADNEKLYNFLHAPVQSGSDDVLADMRRQHRVEEFLEVVDTFDDRLDRWTLSTDFIVGFPTETETDHERSMELLARIRPEKINVTRFSKRPGTDAAEMKGLGGTIKKERSKAMSELKREVVGEIHASMVGERHEVLAVRPGTGDSVKCRDGAYRQVIVRNADEYGIEPGDRVEVEITAHETMYVFGRPT
- a CDS encoding helix-turn-helix transcriptional regulator; this encodes MKWLRSGLRRDICVIVAREGSPTAQECKAALESRYGERVEPSTFYGALETLTDTGHLEKTVDDIHDRYELTEAGERSLRDHYDWVTETLPY
- a CDS encoding cation diffusion facilitator family transporter → MPGDRAAFLKASWVNVVSNVLKIVVEGVLGVLSGSLALMADAAHSVADLLASAVVLVWGRFVYDDPDASHPHGHERFEPLSALFVGGVLVLLGLKLLYDSGNALLTGPSAEYSTILVVGLLFALVDRYACYWYTCLVNRDVESPSLRALAADSKNDIYTTLAAFAGVAGMALGYPIFDPLAGGLVSLLVIYQGVDISRENIRYLSDGAPPAEDRERIEEAIRSHPEVRGVHDFVAYYSGHVIEVEFHAEIDGDHSLAAAHDIETELRDRVREIEPVSDVHVHLDPAGLGEWKDASERSSASTTPP
- a CDS encoding HIT family protein, whose product is MEQLFAPWRIEWVTRDDADADAVDGCPFCVLPERDDHRENLIVARSDHAFVVLNNYPYNPGHAMVVPDRHDGDYRALDADELLDHARLKQRTVDAMEAAFDPDAFNMGLNLGGGPAGGSIDDHVHTHVVPRWDGDTNFMPVVADTKVIVEAVADTYDRLHAAFAAQPDATVPGDERAVSLELVD
- the map gene encoding type II methionyl aminopeptidase, translating into MSVGSLDEETVEKYRRAGEALRTVLDEAAEMIEPGVTHLEVAEHAEDRIDELADGPAFPVNISVDEEASHSTPGRDDDAEFGEEMVCLDVGVHVDGYIADAATTVDLSGNPELVEAAEEALDVAVDAVAPGVDTGTIGAEIEEVIRGYGYTPVLNLSGHGVEQWDAHTGPSVPNRGVDHGAELAVGDVIAIEPFATDGRGKVREGNKEEIYGLERERSVRNRQARQILETITEEYRTLPFAARWFDAPRTEMALRRLKQQDVVHGYPVLKEEAGRLVSQAEHTLVVTEDGCEVTTA
- the icd gene encoding isocitrate dehydrogenase (NADP(+)), with translation MSYDNVEVPDDGNAITVDEDTGELAVPSNPIIPIIYGDGIGTDVAPAAQQVLDAAAEATGRSIEWMRLYAGESARERYDENLPDETVEAIREHRVAIKGPLTTPVGSGFRSLNVALRKRLDLYANVRPTYHLEGVPSPVKNPEKMDMVNFRENTEDVYAGIEWEAGTDEVEQVREFVEEEMGETGVIHDGPVGIGIKPISEFGSKRLIREAIDYAIENDRDSVTLVHKGNIMKFTEAAFRDWGYELAAEEYGDEVITEDTLWEEYDGEAPEGVVVVKDRIADNMLQQLLTRTEQYDVLAMPNLNGDYLSDAAGAQIGGLGIAPGANLGDGRVLAEPVHGSAPKYAGEDKVNPTAMILSGRIMLEQLGWDDAADLIRDAVETTISAGEVTYDLHRQIEGGTKLATSEYADAVCARIEELS
- a CDS encoding adenylate kinase, producing MSEPHVLLLGAPGAGKGTQSKRLAEAFDIEHVTTGDALRTNKDMDIGHMDTEYDTPRAYMEAGELVPDAVVNEIVKTALEEADGYVLDGYPRNLDQAEYLSEITDLDVVVFLDVNESELVDRLTGRRVCDECGANYHVEFSPPATEGVCDDCGGDLIQRDDDTEETVRERLQVYEDNTAPVVEHYREAGILVEVDGEGTPDEVFESISDEVDAAI